In the genome of Bacteroides mediterraneensis, the window CTTCTAATATCAATAAATTTATTATCGTCAAAAACTTCCTCGCTACCTTTTTTGGTAACAAGAACTTCTTTTCCGTCTATCTTTTTACTTTCACAATGGGCTAATAAATTTCTTGTATCTATAATTTCTTTTTTGTAATTGTCAAGAAAATTTTCAACATCTACTCCCTCAGTTCTTATTATTTTATCTATAGTTCTAGCTTTTTTATAAGATTCAAAGAATAAACTACTTACAATTTCAACAATAGACTTATTTCTGATTTTATGAATACATTTTTTAGAACATTTATCATCTGTTTTCTTTAAGTTGTTTCTATAGTCCTCATCAAATCTATCCATAATCTCTTTAAATAAACTTTCTCTTTCTGGGATAGTTTTTCCATGTGGATCTGTAAAATATTTAATAATGATTTCTTCCATCATATGGTCTAATTCACTCACTTCTGCCATAACTAATCCGCGCATATTAGTTAGGTCTTGAGTTTTTTTGATTAATGTCCTGATTACTTCTTTGGCTTTATACTCAAAGTCCTCGTTATCTCTTCCTGAACAATATGCTCCGTCTATGCTATGTTTAGCTAATTCTGCTCTTACAGCTTCTTCCCCATCTGAAGAATAAAATAGAACTTCTGTGAATATTGATTTTTTTCGAATTGCTTCCATTAATGTCATAGCTGTTACACCGCCTGATAGTGTCATATCTGCTATGATTAAATCATAGTTTGCATAATCCAATGTTTCCAAATTTTTACCATCAATTTCATTCTGTGGTTCAATAAAGTTAAAGCTAAAATCCTCAACTATATCTTTAATGAAATCTTTTTTGGTATTATAAGATGCTTTATTATCTTCAAACCAAAGTATTTTATAATCTATTCTCATTTTCTATTATAATTATAAATTCAGCTTCTTTTTCTTTTCTATTGGCGATAATTTTCCATTTGTTTTCGTCTACAATATTTTTTATATGGTACAATCCCATTCCTGTACTTTTTGTTGTAGAAAATCCTCTTTCAAAAATATCATTAATATTACCAATATCTTTATTAAAAGGCTGATTTGAAATAAAATGCATTTGTAATATACCTTTGCTAACTTCAATTATTATCTCTAATAGATTTGCTTGAGCTTTTTTCGCATTACTCACCATGTTATCAACTATAATTGATATATCAATTGGAGCAAAACTCGTTATAAAAGCCATATTG includes:
- a CDS encoding response regulator, with product MRIDYKILWFEDNKASYNTKKDFIKDIVEDFSFNFIEPQNEIDGKNLETLDYANYDLIIADMTLSGGVTAMTLMEAIRKKSIFTEVLFYSSDGEEAVRAELAKHSIDGAYCSGRDNEDFEYKAKEVIRTLIKKTQDLTNMRGLVMAEVSELDHMMEEIIIKYFTDPHGKTIPERESLFKEIMDRFDEDYRNNLKKTDDKCSKKCIHKIRNKSIVEIVSSLFFESYKKARTIDKIIRTEGVDVENFLDNYKKEIIDTRNLLAHCESKKIDGKEVLVTKKGSEEVFDDNKFIDIRRNIIKYHKVFQNLKF